In Mustela nigripes isolate SB6536 chromosome 9, MUSNIG.SB6536, whole genome shotgun sequence, the sequence ttcgttaagcatctgccttcaactcaggtcatgatcccagagtcctaggattgggtggcatcaagctctgtgctcagtggaaagtctgcttctctctctaccccctgccccctttaccctgctcgtgctctctctcttggtttctctctctctctgaaatgaataaataaaatatttttaaaaattgggggggggtgtGACTCTTGAAACACTTTAGTACATTTCTAAAATaggtttgtttatatattttaagtaggctccacacccaacatggaccccgacatggggcttggcCTCACAACCCTGcaatcaagaactgagctgagggggcacctgggtggctcagtgggttaaagcctctgccttcagctcaggtcatgatcccagggtcctgggatcgagccctgcatcaggctctctgctcagtgggaagcctgcttcctcctctctctctgcctgcctctctgcctacttgtgatttctgtctgtcaaataaaaaaataaaatcttaaaaaaaaaaaaaaaagaactgagctgagatcaaaggTCATaaggtcaactgactgagccacccaggtgcccctataatagcTTTATTATACTGACtcttgaaaaatgaaactgttaagcatccaactcttgacttcatcacaggccatgatctcaggtttatgagactgagccccgcattggggcaCAGGGtggtccatgctcagcagagagtctgcttgagattctctctctctctctctctctctgcccctccccccttctaatataaataaataaatctttaaaaaaatagaagtggaactGAGGTTCGAAGCAACCTGAGTTCATCAATAGGCAAATGGAGGAGGAAAGATGaggtacatatacacacacacacacacacacacacacacgaatattatgcagccataaaaaaggagatcttgccatttatgacaacacataaagagtattatgctaaatgaaacaagtcagactaagacaaatttcatatgattttattcatatgtggaatctaaaaaaagtaaaacaattagGCAAATAAAAAAGCGGAACCAGACctgtaaacacagagaacaaactcatggtttCCAGAGGGGGTAGGGAGTAGATaagcaaaatgggtaaaggggagtgggagatacaggtcTCCAgctatgaaatgaataagtcacagaaataaaaggcacagcataaggaatacagtcaatgatattataatagtgtaGTAAGgtggcagatggtagctacacctgTGAACACAGCATGTTTAaatgtgttgaatcactatgttgtatacctaaaaagAATGTAATATTGTGTGCCAATGCaacactcaaaaacaaaaattaataataaaatatttcattgtcttgCCCAAAGAGGTTGAAATTATGCATCTTAGCTTCTTGTTGTCTGTGATACTTCACAAACTGCTGCATTCCTACCTTGTTCTAAGGCTtaatacaaaaatacttaaatcactgtctctctctctctctctgtctctcgaaCACTCACAGAGTGGAACTAAAGGAGATTTCTTTAGTGATGAAATGTTCCCTATTTTCTTGGGATGTGAATAACAGAGGTGGACAATCAGGAAAAACTCACTCAACTGTGGAGAAATGCATCGAAAAATGACAGAGTAAAAATTATCAGTAGAAACTAAATGGTCAATATCGGAGTGCTCACTGTACAATTCTTTCTATTTGGGGGGATGTTTTAAAATGTCccatgagggacgcctgggtggctcagttggttaagcagctgccttcggctcaggtcatgatcccagcatcctgggatcgagtcccacatcgggctccttgctccgcagggagcctgcttctccctctgactttgccttccactgtgctctgtctgcctgtgctctctctcactcgctctctctctgacaaataaataaataaaatctttaaaaaataaaaataaataaataaataaaatgccccATGatatgtacacctgaaactaatctaactactggaattaaaataaacaactaaaaaataaaatgaaaaataaaaactccttgcttaatcaaggtaaaaaaaaatgcacatccaGTGACCCATTCATTATTCTCTTGGGCATATACTCAACAGCAATGCATAAACATAAGTCAAGAGACATGTATTTTAAATCTTACAGTGGCATTGTTCATACTAAGCAGAATTCTATTGGCAAAATGAGTAATAGTTATTCACAGATATAAGAATTGGGGAAAAAAGCCCAGTCATATTATTAAGAAATGAGTGTTaaagataattttgctttttatgtttaataattgCATATCaaattatgtaataatttatGTTTTGATCATTTCCCAATTGAGAaggacagaaattttttttaaatgtttatttatttatttgacagacagagatcacaaggaggcagagaggcaggcagagagagagagaggaggaagcaggctccctgctgagaagagagcccgatggggcacttgatcccaggaccctggggtcatgacctgagctgaaggcagagactttaacccactgagctacccaggtgccccaagaaggagagaattttttttttaaaaaaggaaagtgtcCATGATAAAAtgttagacatttttaaattgaaaagttaaagatttattttcaaaataaaatttaacttggagcgcctgggtggctcaattaagcctctgactcctgatttcagctcatgtctgGGTTTGCTGAGTGTTAGGTCTgttattaaatgaaacaagactgagacaaagtgaaagttatttaaagctttattttatgccaagtATTAGAaatcagactgaccggccagggccatctCCAAAGAGAGTGACCACCTCCAGCTTACAGGCTCAAGAATTGActgactgaccggtcagggccgcctccgaagagggcgacccctccccatcttacagactACCTTCTATAGAGTAAAagtctggccacacataggtggccaatgagattgtagtcatgttaggtcacacgcaggtggccaattgaattacaatttaccctatagtagctttTGACCCAAactattactctggtcagaattagTGCTCAAGGTTGGCGCCCAAATggcggggtttacattctttggtggttagggaaaaagtatgtgtgtttcttactgatttggatgtctccacctggcccaactcatccttgtattctgggctctgttattaggaactggctgaccatattttactggtttcccagaccttctaagtaagtttctctggggggaggggggcagggtcagtttaagttttactgctcaaacaacaaaatggcttttaaccaagatggagtcgctctggctaaatagatCTTTacagtgagttcaagccctgcatgatGCTGGgggtggagactacttaaaaaaaaaaagtctgccggctgcctgggtggctcagtgggttaaacctctgccttcagctcaggtcatgatctcagggtcctgggatcgagtcccacatcgggctctctgctaggcaaggagcctgcttcctcctccctctctctctctctgcttgcctctctgcctacttgtgatctctctctgtcaaataaataaaatcttaaaaaaaaaaaatgtctgctaCTAGGGTgccaatccccggaccctgagattatgatctgagccaaagacagtcgtttaaggactaagccaccctggtgtcTGTCCCccaaaaagcctttttaaaattaaacttttatttacttctttgagagaCAAAGAACACTCggccagtgggagaggaagagggtgggggtgTGAAAATCTGAAGTAGACTGTGCTCATGGATTGCTGAGGAGGGGCTCAagctcaccacccagagatcaggaccacaaggaaaaaatcaagagtccaacttGATTAGCAGAATGTGCCacccagagccccccccccaaaaaaaaagtcttaaaaataaatgaataaataaaagttaattccACATGTAAGATGTACATCAACTTtacctcaaacaaaacaaaacaccagaccTAAGGAGGAGATGGGTGAAAAAcggaatagaagaaaatacaacaaatCTGTTGtgccgcttccagtcggcgacgagagaagaattaggcacaaacaagtcagctgcaaaagactgggagcaggggccaacagtcgaaaaggactgctgccacgagcaactccacagtctcacttttattagataaaaAACAATAGCCAAtagaaggattgatgaaggtcaaacgttagtcACGTCTTGCAGGCAAGCAAGGAGGAGggtaaagtttatagttaaccaagcacattcaaaggactcatctaactaacaaggAGCACttctgagaagagaaaggagcgacacggaaaaagggaagcaggcggttttcgttGCACCCAGAGCTGACCGGGCGTTCCCcggtgctcggcttccctgaagcaggccgCGTTCTGCCCTGGGCGGGCCAGGCGTTCCCGGCTGCCCTGCTTCAGGGAAGGGACGGCCTTCTGCCCTGAgcgagccaggcatccccagctgcccagcttcacggttgtacatcgtccttctccccaaagacctgttgtcagtatcagtatttttttaaggccatgtctaaatgtgcttggcaactagtaaaatcctccaggggttacagtttaagtaacaaattgttccgaggggcagcagcactgTTGCTCACTGATTTGGTTGTTCTGAGCACACCCAACCTCTGCGCAGCTGGACGTATCCCGTCCTGTCCCCTCACTGTCCCGACTGCCAGCGCCCAGGACCCCGCGCCCCAGCTGCATCAAACCCAGCGAGGCAACGCCCCTCGACTCCGCCCTGCGCTCTGTCCCCCCCTCCCAGGACAGGCTCcgctccgccccgcccctcccaggtTGCACCGCCCCCCCTCCGCGGGGAAGCTCCACGGGGCCCCTAGAGACCCTACGTAGCCCCGCCCCCTGCATCCCGCCCGCTCCGCCCTCCGCTCCGCCCCACCCTGCTCCCAGTGCTCCTCCGGGATTGCTCCGCCCTGAGCCCCGCTTGGCCGCGACCCGGCTCCCCGAACCTGTGCTGTCCGCTTTGGGGACGGTGGGCTCGAACCCCGGCGGGCAGATGCAGGGTGCAGAGGTCGACCCTGCCCTCGCCGCAGTCACGCGGCAGGTCAGCGGTCGCACCGCCCCAGCCACAGTCCCGAGCGGCCCAGAGCGCGGGCAGCCCCTGGCCGCAGCGGTGGCCGAGCTGCCCGTGCTGGACTCCTCCGGGAGGCAGGTGCCTTTCGGCGCGCTGTTTCGGGAGCGTCGGGCTGTCGTAGTCTTCGTGAGGGTGAGCGCAGACAACGGGGCGGCCCGGAGTAGGGACTTGGCCCGCAGGCTGGGATGGAGGTTGCTTCTACAGCTTCGGCTGGGGGGGACATCGGGTCCTTCGAGAGGTTCAAGGCCCGAGAGCGCGGTACCGCTGGGCCGTGGCCCTTCCCGTTGCCGTCCACTAGAGGTTTCCGGAATGCGaactgcttctctcgctgcctttATTAGAATGGAAAACCAGCCCGCCAAGCCAAGTCCCTTTTCCCAGCTAAGGAGAAGGCCTAGGGAAGTGGGTGCGGCCCAATATTAACGCCTCTTGGGCGCCCTTTGCCCTTTTTCTACCCGCTGTGAGTAGCGTTAATTAGCGTCACGCGTAACGAAGTACTTGGTCTTTTCTGAATCCTGAGATATTAGTTGCTAACTTGTCCTTTTTGCCGTTTTGGGATTTCAGCATTTCCTGTGTTACATTTGCAAGGAATACGTAGAAGATCTGGCCAAAATCCCCAAGAGTTTTTTACAGGTAAGTTTCCTGAGACTGAACAGCAGCGTACCCTGCTTCAGGGCGACCTTGTCAAAGTCACCTGTGATTTCTAAGAAGCGGGGTGGGGTGAGGTGCATAGGACAACACCTCTCCAGAACAGACCCCCTTGCAAGCCCAGATTATCACCTTCCCAAACATCTCTCCAACACTttcaaaaaaggagagagacGTTAGAGATCTATTTCTGTCCTGCTTTATTCACTACTGCCTGCTTATAAATATACTAACTGTAATAATAACGTTGTAAGTAACCTGTTGGCAAATGTTGATAATGACCAGAAGCACAAACgctagaaattattttatttcccttatttttttttattatttttaaaagattttatttatttatttgacagagagagagatcacaaataggcagagagacagacagagagagagatgaggagaagcaggctccctgctgagcagagagccccacacgggatcccagaggcccctgggatcatgaccccagccgaaggtagaggcccaacccactgagccacccaggcgcccccccttattttttaagtaagaacACTCCAAATAGTACATTATAGGACATgtataggaaaatacaaatatagcTTAAGGGTTGAAATTTGTATTTGTTAGGATGTGCCTCCCACGTTCCTGTGACAACCATATACATATTATCATTGTCACATTTGTCCCCAGGTGAGCTTTTCAGTGAAGGAATTGGACAACCTTTATAAAGCTAAGATCTGTTTTCATCAGGTGTTATGAATAGggatgtaaaaaaataaaactgtctgaTTAGCcctacttaaataatttttattcttgtttagTGTACGCCTTTGGAGGGAGCATAGATTTTTTTGAGAATTGTTGAGTATATTATTTTGAAGTTCTTAGCAAGAGATTGACTGAATTAACTGAACATTTTAGCATATATTGCTTTGCTTTGACTCACACAATTTTGCTGTTTATTCCATTCTTCTATAAGCCTGTAGGTGGCATTAGAATGGAGCAAAAGAGTTGGACAGGGGGAGgttttataaaacatgtataaTTTCTGGTAATATGTAAttgtccctttcctctcctgaAGGAAGCAGATGTCACTCTAATAGTGATTGGACAGTCATCCTATCATCATATCGAGGTAAATATATCAGAAATTGAGAAACTAACATATCTATTTcagacataaaaattattttatttgaaccACTAAGTGTAGGTTAAGTTTGCTAAAATAAAGGTAGGTTATAAttacttttctctcatttttacttaaacaaattccaaataccttttttttttttttttttagcctttctgCAAACTGACTGGGTATTCTCATGAAATCTATGTTGACCctgagagagaaatttataaaaaattggGAATGAAAAGAGGTGAAGAAATTGCCTCCTCAGGTAAGACATGACATGTCTCATCAGAAAACACTGATGGTGCATTTGCACATTTCTGTATGTATGCATAGGGAAACAAATGGTAAATTCATAAATCAGGCTGCTTTTTATGATTCTGGTAAGTGGGCCAGGATACACCAAGCTCTCAAAGATTTATTTCCTGGGTGTAATGACATAGAAATCTATTTGTGAAATACTAAATGtgtgaaaaaagcaagttgcagaacaGTGTTTTAGGTATGATTCTAtttttgtggaaataaaaatcattttcataaagaTTGAGAGTACATGCATGTGTAATGAACAAGGTTTTAGAAGATATTGCCATGCTTACCCCAAGGTATGGAAGTTAGGAAAGTGgcctttgtatttttaacaagttgtGGCTAATACAGGCACAGTCTGGGGTGACATGCCAAGGAATTTGGATTTGTTCTGGAGGAGTGGGGATGTCATACAAGCATTTGAAGTGGCGAAATGATAATCCTGTGTTCAGTGTGGATGAGTAATTGGAACTCACCAAACCAGAGCTAGTGATACGGCTGTAGTAGGTTGGAGTGATAGGCTAGAAAGAAATGTcagcagagatggagaggaggggatGGGTCAGGAGCTATTTATGACATAAAGTTGACATGATCCCTTTACTGATGTTTTTAAGGAAAGCAGCCTAAACTTTATTAAAACTAATGAGCTAGCATAAACACACCAAgtgtgctcttttctttttcttcctggtatAGGAAATTGCAATGTATACTTTGTGAACCTTACTTAATGGTAGATGGTTTCTGTGTTCTAACAGTCCCAGCATGTGCAAGTTGTTTATCACTTAGCACTTTAGATCTAAACTGTTGAGTTTCACCTTAGTAACACTTCACAGTTCATCAGctcaataaaaatacagaattgcaAAGAAAACAGTTGAATTCTAAACAAAATACATGCTTATAATTGTTAGAGATGGTATAGTCAAATCTTTTAAACTCCTGTGACTTGCGTTCAAGGGCTGTATTTCCAACCAGAAAATATTATTCTCtcataaaatcatcttttaaaagtttctctctggggcacctgggtggctcagtgagttaaatactctgcctttggctcaggtcatgatctcagggtcctgggatggagccccgcatggggctctctgctcagcaaggagtatgcttctccctctccctctgcctgcctctctgcctacttatgatctctctgtctgtcaaataaataaataaataatttttaaagaaatacataaaataatacaagTTTCTCTCTGAAAGAGCAGAAATTTCAGAATCAGTCTCAGAATAGCCCCACTTGAAAATTAAGactctaaaaaatataatgattttaaattagtggacattttataaaaacaaagaataagaaaataaagcccATAAATGCCAGGGAGTAATGTGTTTATAGAATACTGAAAAACAGGAGTTATAGACATAAGAACTAAATTCAAATGGGCAAAATTAGATTATGTTTGAAGCATGATTGTTAAATTCTAGGTCATGGAATCTccaattaaatttctaaaattttagaaatattaaatattaaaatatttagaaatattaaatctCTTCTTTGGATATGAAGAGATAACTTGGgtttctgaatatttattttagacacaGAATCttagaaaacagtaaaatttagttttttaCTTATGTCTCTAAGGTAACAGGCCTGTTTATTTGTTCCTTGGTCAGATAAATGTCCATCATGtagaaacatgagaaaaatagaagagaagaagggaaatttCCAGTTATCTGGAAATACTAAGGATTCAGGCAGGTTAAAGGCCCCataatcatcaaaacaaaaagccaaaagcaaGACATAAAAGGCAGGGATAGGAGAAAGATAAGTTACAAGAAGGGTAAAGAGAGTGGGTCCCTTTGCTCAGAGGGAGCGGAAGTGAAGTATTAGTCACTGtgggaaagaagggggaaaaactgacagTCAAGGAAGATGGACAGGCAGCTGGAGTAGCCATTGTCACAGACAACTCCCAAAGTCTCAGTGGCACAGCACAGTAGAGGTtagttttttttctgttcaagATGGGTGTATCTATTCAGATGTCTTTCCTCCGAGTAGCAGTCCAGGCAGGGACACAGGGGAAAGGACCCAGGCCCCTTTCATCTTATTGCTCTGTCATTTTCAGCCCAGGGCTTCCAAGAATGTAGAAGGAACATGGAGGTCATAAGGAGCGGGCCTGAAGTGGCCTGTATCGTTTTACTCATGTGTTAGAACATAGTCACATGACCATAACAAACTGCCGGGAGGACTGGAAATATAGGTTAGCTGTAGGCCCAGAAAGAGGAAATGGGTTTTGATGAGCATATATTAGTCCTGTGCTGCAGTGGCTCTTGAAATAGTTGAAACTAATAGTTACCTATTAGTAGGTGAGAAATTAAACGGGATAAATGATGTATTAAAAGGGAAAGCATTAAGAGCACCTGGCTAactcagtacagcatgtgacttttgatcttggggttgtgagttcgagtcccatgttggttATGGGGaggacttaaaaatattaaaaagaaaaaaaaaaggtggggcacatgggtggctcagtgggcctctcccttcagctaaggtcatgatcccagagtcctgggattgagtcccacattgggcttcttgctccgcagggagactgcttgtccctcagcttctgcctctctctctctctctctctcatgaataaataaataagatctttaaaaaagaaaaaggtgggggaAAACACTGTCAGTTTGAGAAGTCTGTAGCGGACATTTTTCTGTGGCAGGTGATTGGGGTATATCATCACTTTAAAGTAATGGTTCTCCAGTGGGGTACATTTGGTGTTATCTGGAGACCTTTTTGGTTTGTGACAACTTGGTGAAGCTATTGTGGTATCTGGTGGATATGTAGGACGGTGATGCTGCTCACCACCCTGCAGTGCACTGGCTGAAGACTTATGTGGTCCAAAATGTCAGTTGTGAAAGGCTGAGAAACCTCTCtttgaagggagaaaagaagacaagTTAACACAGGAGAACACAAGAAAGAAACTTTCAAGGGGAATGGgcaaaaatgggtaaaggggagtgggaggtacaggcttccagttatggaatgattAGGTCATAGAGATGACAGGTACAGTATAGGGAATGTGGTCCGTGTTATTGTAAGAACATCGTATGGTGACAGGTGGCAGCTATGCTTGTAGTGAGCCTAGCCCAAGTACAGAGCTGGGCATCACCACATTATACAACCAAAACCAGTGTATGTTCTCTGtcgacttaaaaaaaaaaaagaatgttttatagAAGCACTACATTATCTTCTGATATCTAATTGAGTATAAAATGATAACATCTAAAGACAGTTCTCAATATTTCAGGAAACAGCCCCCACATAAAATCGAATATACTCTCAGGAAGCATTCGGAGTCTGTGGAGAGCAGTGACTGGCCCTCTCTTTGATTTTCAAGGagaccctgctcagcagggtggaACCCTCATCTTAGGTCCAGGTAAACATCAAAGCCCGGGTCCAGTGGCACACTTTTTGTGCCTTTTAGAAGTTAGGAGGCCACACAGTTTCTTCCTTTAACAGATTCCATGTAAAAATCGCAATTCGGCATTGTAACAGTCGCAATTCTATGCTTATAGGGGTTACCTTTGTTTGCTAAGGCTTCTGTGTATTTTGGTGCCTATTTACTGGATATAATGTGCCCATTACTCTGTGCCTGAGTGATTTCAGGTATTTGGGATGGGAAAGTCAGTGGTGGTTGGGTGAAGTGTATCTGTCAGTAAAACTCTTTGAAAAGTTCAtggaagaggggcgcctgcgtgggtCAGCTGCTTGTACGCCAGATACTTgatttcagtgcaggtcatgatctcagggtcctgggattgagccctgtgggctgcactcagcagggagtttgcttgagatcttctctctttctttcccttaccacccccacccccacactcacatgctgtctttctaaaataaatctttttttaaaaaagttcacaGAAGTAAACATTTCTACATAGAACAAACCATCaccccttttatttcctttttttcttttcctcaacaGAAGAATCGTCTAGTCACTTATATCTAACAAGACTAGAAGACTTACTCAGTGTCAGAAAGCAAGTCAGCGGCAGAGAAAACTCATTCAGTAACAATTACTCTAAGCAACGTAGTTTTAATAGATTTATTGATCAGTTTGGACCACCTGAAATTTCTTTAGCTCCACACTGCTAAATGGTTGAGTGTTGGATCTCTACCATGGTCAAGTGTCACAGTCAGGGACAGGCACTCACATATAACAGTATAAATCACTAAGTTGTAAATTGATTTTCTTGGttgttcttcctctttaaaattgtCTGCATAAGCGAGCATAGCTCCTAAGagttataaaattaacatttacttTAATGAACTCCACATGTCTTAAGGTCTTTAGAAGGAGGCTTTTGACTAAGCATTGTGGCTTTTTAGCTTTCTGCAGCTGGAGCTCTTTAGCTAGCTAAAACCTGTAATTTAATCTCTTTCCCTTGTGAATTTACACCagttaaactagaaaaaaaaaagacaagcccTGTTCTATGAGAATGAGTCCTCTAGATTAGCCCTGAATGACCTTGAGCCATAGTTTTGGATGGCTTGTTTCCATCTTCAGAGGGTTTTGAGTCCCTAATCTCCATGTCTCAGGATCATTTGACTACATGTTCAGGTGTGTAAGAGTGACAAGCACACAGAGAGCATCATTTGTGTCCCAAGTTGAGAACATACTCAAGAAGGAGAATATTTTATACTACCTGCTGGAGAAAATGTAGCTTCTCTAAGG encodes:
- the PRXL2C gene encoding peroxiredoxin-like 2C, coding for MQGAEVDPALAAVTRQVSGRTAPATVPSGPERGQPLAAAVAELPVLDSSGRQVPFGALFRERRAVVVFVRHFLCYICKEYVEDLAKIPKSFLQEADVTLIVIGQSSYHHIEPFCKLTGYSHEIYVDPEREIYKKLGMKRGEEIASSGNSPHIKSNILSGSIRSLWRAVTGPLFDFQGDPAQQGGTLILGPGNNIHFIHRDKNRLDHKPINSLLQLVGVRHVDFTSRPSVIHV